Proteins encoded by one window of Chloroflexota bacterium:
- a CDS encoding diacylglycerol kinase family lipid kinase gives MAKTLVIVNPIAGRGYGERGEERVKSTLRAKGVDFDVAHTERPMHAADLAEEGLKNGYQTIVAVGGDGTSNEVINGMMRCRHPGETVGTMAAIPIGSGNDFAWGAGIPLDLEAACDAVAQGRSRVIDVGVVDGRYFGNGVGVGFDGMVTILAQKIRFLTGLPLYLVAVLQTTFIYFKAPLITMQYDEQTITAKLLMISIANGRRYGGGFLVTPEAQMDDGLFDLCIAREVSQFNILRLIPHFIKGTHTTQPNVTMARARRVVLTTDAPQGMCAHADGEVCATDAKRMELEIIPQALRVVVGEW, from the coding sequence CTGCGCGCTAAGGGTGTAGATTTCGATGTGGCCCACACGGAGCGACCTATGCACGCCGCGGATCTAGCAGAAGAGGGCCTGAAGAACGGCTACCAAACCATTGTGGCCGTAGGCGGTGACGGCACTTCAAACGAAGTCATCAACGGTATGATGCGCTGTCGGCACCCCGGCGAGACAGTGGGCACGATGGCGGCCATCCCCATCGGTTCGGGCAACGATTTCGCCTGGGGAGCGGGCATACCGTTGGACCTGGAGGCCGCTTGCGATGCCGTCGCGCAGGGCCGCTCGCGGGTGATAGACGTCGGCGTGGTGGACGGGCGCTACTTTGGCAACGGTGTGGGCGTTGGCTTCGACGGCATGGTTACTATTCTGGCACAGAAAATCCGTTTCCTCACCGGCCTGCCGCTTTATCTCGTCGCTGTGCTCCAAACCACATTCATCTACTTCAAGGCCCCGCTTATTACCATGCAATACGACGAGCAGACTATCACTGCCAAACTACTGATGATTTCCATCGCCAACGGGCGGCGCTATGGAGGTGGCTTTCTGGTAACCCCCGAAGCGCAAATGGACGATGGTTTATTCGACCTGTGCATAGCCCGTGAGGTAAGCCAATTCAATATCTTGCGCCTCATACCCCATTTCATCAAGGGCACGCACACCACCCAGCCCAATGTGACGATGGCCAGAGCACGGCGCGTGGTGTTGACCACCGATGCACCACAGGGCATGTGCGCCCATGCCGACGGCGAAGTCTGTGCCACCGATGCCAAGCGTATGGAACTGGAAATCATCCCGCAGGCATTGCGGGTTGTCGTTGGAGAGTGGTAG